The DNA segment TCAAGCGGAACAACGCGGCGATCAAGCTGCACTGCTACCAGATCATCAACAAATATCCCGATTCGCAATACGCCGAGCAGGCTCGGGCGATGCTGAAACAGGTTGAGAAAGAAGAACTCGCCTGGGCGAATTCTCCATTTAACTTCAATAAGCCGACAGCACCTCCGGTGACCGCAGCCGCGCCCCAGACCCGCAAGGGAGAAACTCGTCTTCCCGACTCGGGTGAAAAAGAGGAAACTCCCGCCGCACCGACGCCGGCTGAAGAACCAGCCAAGCCGAAGTGGTTCGAGAGAATGAATCCGCTGCGTCCGGTCGACAAGCCTCCGCAACTCGAAAAGCCGCCTGAGGAAAGTCCTGGCAAACGCCGGGACGACCTGGCGGACAGCCGAACCGACCCGGCCTTCCGATAGTCCTGCCCGTCACGATTTCCCATCATGGTCCGCGTCACACTTCAGCGTCGTGAATTCCTACTGGCGGCCCTGACCGCCGGACTGGGGACGCTGCTGTCTGGCTGCGGCTACGTTGTGGGAAGCCCCTACGGGCCGGAAGTCCGCACGATTCATGTGCCGACCTTCACCAACGACGCCTACAAGGCGGCCTACACCAACGACGGTTACCGCCGCGGCTTCGAACTGCAGTTGACCGAAGCAATTCAGAAGCAGATTCAGCTCCGCACGCCGTATCGCCTGGTCGATGAACCCGGCGCCGACACGCGACTCAGCGGTCGCCTGGTGAGCGTTTCGAAACGGGTGGCGAACCAGAACCAGTACGACGACCCCCGCGAACTCGAGTTCTCGATGGGCGTCGAAATCGTCTGGGAGGATCTGCGGAACGGACAAGTCCTCGCTCAGCAGACGGTGCCACTCAACGCGCAGGTGGCCCAGTCGATCGTGAACACC comes from the Planctomicrobium piriforme genome and includes:
- the lptE gene encoding LPS assembly lipoprotein LptE, which gives rise to MVRVTLQRREFLLAALTAGLGTLLSGCGYVVGSPYGPEVRTIHVPTFTNDAYKAAYTNDGYRRGFELQLTEAIQKQIQLRTPYRLVDEPGADTRLSGRLVSVSKRVANQNQYDDPRELEFSMGVEIVWEDLRNGQVLAQQTVPLNAQVAQSIVNTSFAPEPGQSLATATQDAVDQMARQIVSLMETPW